A single Spiroplasma floricola 23-6 DNA region contains:
- the rplB gene encoding 50S ribosomal protein L2: protein MPIKKYKPTTNGRRNMTSLDYSILTTSKPESSLVSKLNEKAGRNNHGQITTRHKGGGHKRKYRIIDFKRNKLDIAGKIATIEYDPNRNSFICLVNYIDGEKRYILFAKGMQVGQEIIAGEHADIKVGNAAPLKNIPEGTLIHNVELRPGKGGQIARSAGSSVQILGKDEDGKYITLRLGSGEVRKVLAECYATIGEVGNEEYNLVNWGKAGRNRWRGIRPTVRGSVMNPIDHPHGGGEGRAPIGRKAPLTPWGKKALGVKTRDKKKASTKLIVRRRNDNK from the coding sequence ATGCCAATCAAAAAATATAAGCCTACGACTAATGGTCGCAGAAACATGACTAGCTTAGATTATAGTATCCTTACAACTTCAAAGCCTGAAAGTTCATTAGTTTCTAAACTAAATGAAAAGGCTGGAAGAAATAATCATGGTCAAATAACAACTCGCCATAAAGGTGGAGGACATAAAAGAAAATATCGTATCATTGATTTTAAACGTAATAAATTAGATATTGCTGGAAAAATCGCAACTATTGAATATGATCCAAATAGAAACTCATTTATTTGTTTAGTTAATTATATTGATGGTGAAAAAAGATACATCTTATTTGCAAAAGGAATGCAAGTGGGTCAAGAAATTATTGCAGGTGAACATGCCGATATTAAAGTAGGTAATGCTGCACCATTAAAAAATATTCCTGAAGGAACATTAATTCACAATGTTGAATTAAGACCAGGAAAAGGTGGACAAATAGCACGTAGTGCTGGAAGTTCAGTACAAATTTTAGGTAAAGATGAAGATGGAAAATACATCACTTTACGTTTAGGTTCAGGAGAAGTTAGAAAAGTACTTGCTGAGTGTTATGCAACAATTGGTGAAGTAGGAAATGAAGAATATAACTTAGTAAACTGAGGAAAAGCTGGAAGAAACCGTTGAAGAGGAATTAGACCAACAGTTCGTGGGTCAGTTATGAACCCAATCGATCACCCTCACGGAGGGGGAGAAGGTCGTGCTCCAATTGGGCGTAAAGCGCCATTAACACCATGAGGTAAAAAAGCTCTTGGAGTTAAAACACGTGATAAAAAGAAAGCTTCTACTAAATTAATAGTAAGAAGAAGAAATGACAACAA
- the rplW gene encoding 50S ribosomal protein L23, producing the protein MHLTQVIKKPLLTEKTYLGQQNGAYTFIVDKKANKSLIKKTFEEIFQVKVKDVRTMNYDGKDKRMGKFVGKTASFKKAIIVLKDGEKLDILSDL; encoded by the coding sequence ATGCATTTAACACAAGTTATTAAAAAACCTTTGTTAACTGAAAAGACTTACTTAGGTCAACAAAATGGTGCGTACACATTTATTGTTGATAAAAAAGCAAATAAATCATTAATTAAAAAAACATTCGAAGAAATCTTTCAAGTTAAAGTTAAAGATGTAAGAACTATGAACTATGATGGAAAAGATAAAAGAATGGGTAAATTTGTTGGTAAAACAGCAAGTTTCAAAAAAGCCATCATTGTACTAAAAGATGGAGAAAAATTAGATATCTTATCAGACTTATAA
- the rplD gene encoding 50S ribosomal protein L4 gives MKAKVLDVKGTSLKEITLNDKVWGIEPHQQAIFDTVVSQQAALRQGTRKTKTRAEVRGGGRKPWRQKGTGRARQGSIRAPQWRGGGVTFGPTPNINYKKAVNKKVRQLAIRSALSIKAKEANLVILDKFAFSKPSTKEMLSVMKNIKAEDQKTLIVTKEHEELVVKSAGNIPGVKTLDFQKMNIFDLLNATKLIVTEETVNKIEEVYA, from the coding sequence ATGAAAGCAAAAGTTTTAGATGTTAAGGGAACATCTCTTAAAGAAATTACATTAAACGATAAAGTTTGAGGTATTGAACCTCATCAACAAGCTATATTTGATACAGTTGTTTCTCAACAAGCTGCATTAAGACAAGGAACAAGAAAAACAAAAACTAGAGCTGAAGTACGTGGTGGAGGTAGAAAACCTTGAAGACAAAAAGGAACAGGACGTGCTCGTCAAGGTTCTATTAGAGCTCCACAATGAAGAGGTGGGGGAGTAACTTTTGGTCCTACACCAAATATTAACTACAAAAAAGCTGTTAATAAAAAAGTTAGACAATTAGCAATTAGAAGTGCTTTAAGTATTAAAGCAAAAGAAGCAAATTTAGTAATATTGGATAAATTTGCATTCTCAAAACCTTCAACAAAAGAAATGTTAAGTGTAATGAAAAATATTAAAGCTGAAGATCAAAAAACATTAATAGTAACTAAAGAACATGAAGAATTAGTTGTTAAATCAGCTGGAAATATTCCAGGAGTTAAAACTTTAGATTTTCAAAAAATGAATATCTTTGATTTATTAAATGCAACTAAATTAATTGTTACTGAAGAAACTGTAAACAAAATCGAGGAGGTGTATGCATAA
- the rplC gene encoding 50S ribosomal protein L3, protein MKGILGRKLEMTQIFSENGKLIPVTVIFVEQNTVLQVKSVEKDGYQALKLGTVTKRANLLNKPDMGQFKKVNSEPKRFVKEIRDMEGYETGAIINAADVFNAGEFVDVTGISKGKGFAGAIKRHNYSRGPMGHGSGYHRGIGSMGAIINRIFKSKKMAGHMGHEQVTIQNLEVVKIDAERNLVLVKGSVPGPRKGFVVIKQNVKGRKAQEAVSLLSRNTATKAPVEQTAAPVVEEAAPVAE, encoded by the coding sequence ATGAAAGGAATCTTAGGACGTAAGTTAGAGATGACTCAGATTTTTAGTGAAAACGGTAAATTAATTCCAGTTACTGTTATTTTTGTAGAACAAAATACAGTTTTACAAGTAAAATCAGTTGAAAAAGATGGATACCAAGCACTAAAATTGGGAACTGTTACAAAAAGAGCTAACTTATTAAATAAACCTGATATGGGTCAATTTAAAAAAGTTAACTCAGAACCTAAGCGCTTCGTAAAAGAAATCAGAGATATGGAAGGATACGAAACTGGTGCAATTATAAATGCAGCCGACGTATTCAACGCTGGTGAATTTGTGGACGTTACAGGTATATCAAAAGGTAAAGGATTTGCAGGAGCAATTAAAAGACATAATTACTCAAGAGGGCCAATGGGTCATGGTTCAGGATACCACAGAGGTATTGGATCAATGGGTGCAATTATTAATAGAATTTTTAAATCTAAAAAAATGGCAGGTCACATGGGACATGAACAAGTGACAATTCAAAATTTAGAAGTAGTGAAAATCGATGCTGAAAGAAATTTAGTTTTAGTTAAAGGATCAGTTCCTGGTCCAAGAAAAGGCTTTGTTGTAATTAAACAAAACGTTAAAGGTAGAAAAGCACAAGAAGCTGTTTCATTGTTATCAAGAAACACTGCTACTAAAGCACCAGTTGAACAAACTGCTGCTCCAGTAGTAGAAGAAGCAGCTCCTGTAGCTGAATAA
- the rpsJ gene encoding 30S ribosomal protein S10: MAQQKIKIKLKGYDHAIVDQSIAKIIEAAESTGAKVRGPIPLPTEKQIITILRATHKYKDSREQFEMRTHKRILEIVEPTPKTMDSLTRVQLPTGVNIEIKL; the protein is encoded by the coding sequence ATGGCTCAACAAAAAATTAAAATTAAATTAAAAGGTTACGACCATGCCATTGTTGACCAATCAATTGCTAAAATTATTGAAGCAGCTGAATCAACAGGAGCTAAAGTTCGTGGACCTATTCCATTACCAACAGAAAAACAAATTATTACAATATTAAGAGCTACTCACAAATACAAAGATAGTAGAGAGCAGTTCGAAATGAGAACACATAAAAGAATACTTGAAATAGTTGAACCAACACCTAAAACAATGGATTCATTAACAAGAGTTCAATTGCCAACAGGTGTTAATATCGAAATTAAATTATAG
- a CDS encoding ABC transporter permease — translation MRKSNFFLLVKQGLKGVFRYKTQFILIVILGFFASLILSISNSISDRIRYEYNKTMQKTSKFDYYDEKALETSNATGSQMMVPIMDFISDEYLVYKGESVGYNVNIAKQNEKETFITKAFESNDFKLSFNKLIDNHNYSQSWFNYKWNEWDQSPYYNAYGLDSKKNNVRETNYWYQFDKDDAKGTNRNFSPLDVYTNENNFIAKQLGEFSKSTIKILKTELIKDVEEQNGIKKQNSLFGLLFKNELLSAKDIIINDNFDYSQESEFIREVNTYMDFAFLSLVIQINKMIHDYVEYHMQEAIKENIDLPQKEKVLNTFKISSKLGIEDTSSNKEVLYSWLISKDFNNSSRNLKQEDNIYLSGAKGQLAHVDLNGNVKDKADGLKLIDNGDFIENKLKDKRGFIKKDNYNLQNADIASSYFIRQKLIGLVSDAQVYSRTEMIYSDNASEKHYRMIVMDQWIDDNVTIYDGRKPKTKNEILLNSQYAHSNKIQIGSNIKVGAANLIVSGFAADPYTNFPIADLTIPFPNNKKGAIIYINKDIIDLILPSNEAKVTTSNVYRFLTFKDKDKKSQNLNLFKSLNYNYVNFLKADNENISKVTPSYIDYNYSFKNYKNSVFSYNWELTPIALKTFSTISYIVCAIILSICLATTLIAIRKTIKFNASEIGILKALGARNSQIAFSYISYGLILLIFVVPLSWFMGTLIQELFSRLFISYTGGSYNRIYFNGWSLGVSILLFGVLTILVSYITAIVLINKPVLEIINKKESVKRIQWVDNLKLKLTKNTKFTTKFSIELAISGMKPTLVSTITILISSLLITTSMSIPGMVNKAVTSYYKNVKYSNKMENFEPIGNSPLSKTTLSAWNGVDYYESYLRNVKGNYGTVDYLSDSVTEVTGNTDYSLIPKFMYTKDSNGNLSANWSTEMLASDSLLNLVGYIFGNNLPQTLGRAINIADMQRIIEWMAHSEGDEHLSVEDRIKKIDNLTATLSEGLPPILKAIFPSEINNNEDSTWKNQITSAILSQSPSYVKSYLNKSENRYNQYTFGWTFTNYIPGDDDFYTTTNFISNDKQMSLTGVQENQKAYKLKDNSKKMYIDQDSLLKSEKIIKGIDTNKNQTIETANGFTLYSNGTLNIPVTMNEQAKFSLNKSKSNSIELDDFVSKRLVMSKDNTNIPNSAWIYDDNDWASQREENKKTYSAQNFLDPSTLDTSKFTFARSFIYDKEQGLNNNEDSYAFDRTARTKSIAENAMAFANLYYDENGVLKSEIRPYYTFDNLFLIIPKEYKDSMAALNAGAQNHKWFDDLNNTNKIPQKTIDDWNRASVGKNYSANDFMWIRPYSWTYDSTYEGQGEVGTEIANVLRYYNSFYRQNFLESKPGIVDKDIKMQWSTNINLVPVSTVDVYGSNVILTDQKLANLLHGYSTSSYMPYNYVYEKQQKSSYKLLNGEEIKTYEWNKPKDLVQRDLKEQIWGEGEQKNYEPSSWFTGIMSQSKEPYFLTSQASFSKTIRVGEYTLNGGSQYYDGLEMKSVEFLTEQKALINQIAGLILTIGISFIVVIIITATLSMIIITDLYVNQYKKFMLVMKSLGYSNWKVIKYSFGTLSILAAIAMVLGICGSAAIVLSAGFYIRKNVGSIPLGLSWWALLISSILLITSYVTSILITTWKIRKESPVSLMK, via the coding sequence ATATGAATATAATAAAACTATGCAAAAAACAAGTAAATTTGATTATTATGATGAAAAAGCATTAGAAACATCAAATGCTACTGGAAGTCAAATGATGGTTCCAATAATGGATTTTATATCTGATGAATATTTAGTATATAAAGGTGAATCTGTTGGATACAATGTAAATATTGCAAAACAAAATGAAAAAGAAACTTTTATTACAAAAGCATTTGAAAGCAATGATTTTAAATTATCTTTTAACAAATTAATAGATAATCATAATTATTCACAAAGCTGATTCAATTATAAATGAAATGAATGAGATCAAAGTCCATACTATAATGCATATGGTTTAGATTCAAAGAAAAATAATGTGAGAGAAACAAACTATTGATATCAATTTGATAAAGATGATGCTAAGGGAACTAATAGAAACTTTTCTCCATTAGATGTTTATACAAATGAAAATAACTTTATAGCTAAACAATTGGGCGAATTTAGTAAGTCAACAATAAAAATATTAAAAACTGAGTTAATAAAAGATGTAGAAGAGCAAAATGGTATAAAAAAACAAAACTCCCTTTTTGGGTTGCTTTTTAAAAATGAATTGCTCTCAGCAAAAGATATTATAATAAATGATAATTTTGACTATTCACAAGAAAGTGAATTCATTAGAGAAGTAAATACTTATATGGATTTTGCTTTTTTATCTTTAGTAATACAAATTAATAAAATGATTCATGATTATGTTGAATATCATATGCAAGAAGCCATCAAAGAAAATATTGATTTGCCTCAAAAAGAAAAAGTATTAAATACTTTTAAAATATCAAGTAAGTTAGGAATAGAAGATACTAGTTCAAATAAAGAAGTATTATATTCATGATTAATTTCTAAAGATTTTAATAACTCTTCAAGAAATCTAAAACAAGAAGATAATATTTATTTAAGTGGAGCTAAAGGACAATTAGCTCATGTTGATTTAAATGGAAATGTAAAAGATAAAGCTGATGGATTAAAGTTAATTGATAATGGTGATTTTATTGAAAATAAATTAAAAGATAAAAGAGGATTTATTAAAAAAGATAATTACAATTTACAAAATGCTGATATAGCTTCATCATATTTTATAAGACAGAAATTAATTGGTTTGGTAAGTGATGCACAAGTTTATTCAAGAACAGAAATGATTTATTCAGATAATGCATCTGAAAAACATTATAGAATGATTGTAATGGATCAATGAATTGATGATAATGTAACCATTTATGATGGTAGAAAACCTAAAACTAAAAATGAGATATTGTTAAATTCTCAATATGCTCATTCAAATAAAATTCAAATAGGTTCAAATATAAAAGTTGGAGCTGCAAATTTAATAGTTTCAGGTTTTGCAGCTGATCCTTATACTAATTTTCCTATTGCTGATTTAACAATACCTTTTCCAAATAATAAAAAAGGAGCAATAATATATATAAATAAAGATATTATAGATCTTATTCTTCCTTCAAATGAGGCGAAAGTTACAACATCAAATGTTTATAGATTTTTGACATTTAAAGATAAAGATAAGAAATCACAAAATCTTAATTTATTTAAATCATTGAATTATAATTATGTTAATTTTTTAAAAGCAGACAACGAAAATATTTCAAAAGTAACTCCTAGTTATATTGATTATAATTACTCTTTTAAAAACTATAAAAATAGTGTATTTTCATATAACTGAGAGTTAACTCCAATAGCTTTAAAAACTTTTTCTACAATTTCATACATAGTTTGTGCCATTATTTTATCAATTTGTTTGGCAACAACACTAATTGCTATAAGAAAAACAATAAAATTCAATGCTTCAGAAATTGGGATTTTAAAAGCTTTAGGAGCAAGAAATTCACAAATTGCTTTTTCATATATTTCATATGGGCTGATTCTATTAATATTTGTTGTTCCTTTATCTTGATTTATGGGAACTTTAATTCAAGAATTATTTTCTAGGTTATTTATATCTTATACTGGTGGCTCTTACAATCGTATTTACTTTAATGGCTGATCATTGGGAGTTTCAATATTATTGTTTGGAGTTCTTACTATTTTGGTTTCATATATAACTGCAATAGTTCTTATTAATAAACCTGTTCTTGAAATTATAAATAAAAAAGAGAGTGTTAAAAGAATCCAATGAGTTGATAACTTAAAACTAAAATTAACAAAAAATACAAAATTCACAACTAAATTTAGTATAGAACTTGCAATTAGTGGTATGAAACCAACACTAGTTTCAACAATAACTATATTAATTTCTTCTCTTTTAATAACAACATCCATGTCAATTCCTGGAATGGTTAATAAAGCTGTAACTTCATATTATAAAAATGTTAAATATTCTAATAAAATGGAGAACTTTGAACCTATTGGTAATTCTCCTTTATCCAAAACAACTTTATCTGCTTGAAATGGTGTAGATTATTATGAGTCATATTTAAGAAATGTAAAAGGAAACTATGGGACAGTAGATTATTTAAGTGATTCAGTTACAGAAGTTACTGGAAATACAGATTATTCTTTAATTCCAAAATTCATGTATACTAAAGATTCAAATGGAAATTTATCTGCTAATTGAAGTACAGAGATGCTTGCCAGTGACTCACTGTTAAATTTAGTTGGGTATATTTTTGGAAATAACTTACCTCAAACTTTAGGAAGAGCTATAAATATAGCAGATATGCAAAGAATTATTGAATGAATGGCTCATAGTGAAGGTGATGAACATTTAAGTGTTGAAGATAGAATAAAGAAAATAGATAATTTAACAGCTACTCTTTCAGAAGGATTGCCTCCAATTCTAAAAGCAATTTTCCCATCAGAGATTAACAATAATGAAGATAGTACTTGAAAAAACCAAATTACATCTGCTATTTTAAGTCAATCGCCAAGTTATGTAAAAAGTTATTTAAATAAAAGTGAAAATAGATATAATCAATATACTTTTGGGTGAACTTTCACGAACTATATCCCAGGAGATGATGATTTTTATACAACTACTAATTTTATTTCTAATGATAAACAAATGTCTCTAACAGGAGTTCAAGAAAATCAAAAAGCCTATAAGCTAAAAGATAACTCTAAAAAAATGTATATTGATCAAGATTCTTTATTGAAAAGTGAAAAAATTATTAAGGGAATAGATACAAATAAAAATCAAACAATTGAAACAGCAAATGGATTTACACTTTATTCAAATGGAACATTAAATATACCAGTTACTATGAATGAACAAGCAAAATTTTCGTTAAATAAATCAAAAAGTAATTCAATTGAACTTGATGATTTTGTTTCCAAAAGGTTAGTAATGTCAAAAGATAATACAAACATTCCAAATAGTGCTTGAATTTATGATGACAATGATTGAGCTTCACAAAGAGAAGAGAACAAAAAAACTTATTCAGCACAGAATTTTTTAGACCCTTCTACATTAGATACTTCAAAATTTACATTTGCAAGATCATTTATATATGATAAGGAACAAGGTTTAAATAATAATGAAGATTCATATGCCTTTGACAGAACAGCAAGAACTAAATCAATTGCAGAAAATGCAATGGCTTTTGCTAATTTATATTATGATGAAAATGGAGTATTAAAATCAGAGATAAGACCATATTATACTTTTGATAATTTATTTTTAATTATTCCCAAAGAATATAAAGATAGTATGGCAGCTTTAAATGCTGGAGCTCAAAATCATAAATGATTTGATGATTTAAACAATACTAATAAAATTCCTCAAAAAACAATTGATGATTGAAATAGAGCTAGTGTTGGTAAAAATTATTCAGCCAATGATTTTATGTGAATAAGACCTTATTCATGAACTTATGATTCAACATATGAGGGTCAAGGAGAGGTTGGAACAGAAATAGCAAATGTTTTAAGATATTATAATTCATTCTATAGACAGAATTTTCTAGAATCAAAACCAGGAATAGTTGATAAAGATATAAAAATGCAATGATCAACTAATATAAACTTAGTTCCTGTTTCAACAGTAGATGTTTATGGAAGTAATGTAATACTTACAGATCAAAAATTAGCAAATCTACTTCATGGTTATTCAACAAGTTCTTATATGCCATACAATTATGTTTATGAAAAACAACAAAAATCTTCTTATAAGCTATTAAATGGTGAAGAGATAAAAACTTATGAATGAAACAAACCAAAAGATTTAGTGCAAAGAGATTTAAAAGAACAAATTTGAGGAGAAGGAGAACAGAAAAACTATGAACCTTCTAGTTGATTTACAGGAATTATGTCTCAATCAAAAGAGCCCTATTTTTTAACAAGTCAGGCCTCATTTTCTAAAACTATTAGAGTTGGTGAGTATACTTTAAATGGAGGAAGCCAATATTATGATGGTTTAGAAATGAAAAGTGTAGAGTTTTTAACAGAGCAAAAAGCTTTAATTAATCAAATTGCAGGTTTAATTTTAACAATAGGAATATCTTTTATTGTAGTAATCATCATAACTGCAACTTTATCAATGATAATAATTACTGATTTATATGTAAATCAATATAAAAAATTTATGCTTGTTATGAAATCTCTAGGTTATTCAAATTGAAAAGTAATTAAATACTCATTTGGTACTTTATCAATACTAGCAGCAATAGCAATGGTTTTGGGAATATGTGGAAGTGCTGCAATTGTACTGTCAGCTGGATTTTATATTCGAAAAAATGTAGGATCCATTCCTTTGGGATTAAGTTGATGAGCATTACTAATATCGTCAATACTGTTAATAACAAGTTATGTGACTTCAATTCTAATTACTACTTGAAAAATTAGAAAAGAATCACCAGTATCTTTAATGAAATAA